In Haloarchaeobius salinus, the sequence GCCGGTCGAGCCCGGCAGCCACGACCCGCTCGACGACGTGGACTTCATCGAGGCGGAGATGGACCTCTGGCTGGCGGGCATCGTCGACCGCAACTGGGAGTCCGTCGAGCGCAAGTCCCGCTCCCCGGATTTCGACATGGACGAGGCGCTCGCGGACATGCTCACCGGCTTCGGTGCGACCCAGGCCGACGTGCAGGCGGTGCTGCGGGGGCTGGACTACTCGCCGGACCCGATGGCCTGGGACGACGCGGACCGCGAGGCCCTCGCCCGCGACGTGCGCCAGCGCACGAAGCCGATCGTCGTCGTCGCCAACAAGGCCGACGTGGCCCCGCCGGAGAACGTCGAGCGCCTGCTCGCCCTCGACAAGCCCGTCATCCCCGCGACGGCCCAGGGCGAGCTCGCGCTCCGGAAGGGAGCCGAAGCCGGTGCCGTCGACTACGACCCCGGCGACGAGTCCTTCGACGTCGTCGGCGAGGTGTCCGACGCCCAGCGCGACCTCCTCGAGGGCCTGCGCGACACGATGGCGGAGTACGGCGGCACCGGCGTGCAGGCCGCGCTGGACTACGCCGTCTACGACCTGCTCGACCACCTGACCGCGTACCCGGTACAGGACGCCTCGAAGTGGACGGACGCGAAGGGGAACGTGCTGCCCGACGCCTTCCTGCTGCCGCGGGGGTCGACGCCCGTGGACCTGGCCTACGCGGTCCACTCTGACATCGGCGATGCCTACCTGCACGCCGTCGATGCGCGGTCCTCGCGCGAGATCTCGGATTCGTACGAACTGGCGGAGGGCGACGTCGTGAAGATCGTCTCGACGGCGAAGTGAGCCGGATCCGGGTTCGCACTCCACGTACCCTTTCGCGGCGACGAACCTGCAATCCGACGGTACCCTCGGCCTGGCGTCCTCGGTCGCCGCCTGCACGGAACCGGTTCACATACCACCCGATCGCTTTTCTCCACCTCCCACGACGCACGCCACATGGTCGACTGGCTCCCCATCGACGAGCCCCAGCCGAGCCAGTGCTACCTGAGCAGGGCGAAGCTGGACGGCGTCGTCTCGTGGTTCGACCCCGACGAGCCGGCGTACGAGCCGCTGCCGGTCATCGAACTCGACGCCGAGTGGGTCCTCGTCGACGGGCACACCCGGGCGTTCGTCGCGAGCCTCGCGGGGGCCGACGAACTGCGCGTCGTCCACGACACCGACGACCACCCGCGCGAGCTGTACGGGCGCTGCGTAGCGTGGTGCCGGGAGGCGGGCATCACCGAGGTGGCGGAGCTCCACGGACGGCTCGTGAGCGAGGCGGCGTACGAGCGGCTGTGGGTCGACCGGTGTACGCGGGCGGCCCGGGCGCTGGAGGGCGGGTAGCGCCCCGACCGGCACGTCTTTGAGCCCCCGTCGGGTACGTAGGTCGAATGTCTGACCGTCGGAACCCCGCGGAGCTCAAACGCGAGACGGAGGTGGACGCAGTCGCGTCGCTGTTCCTCTGGGTGAAGGGGAGCGCGGTCGGCGGGCTCGCCTTCCTCGTCGGCCTCGGTCTGATCCACTTCCTCGTCCGGACGCGCTTCGTCGGCGAGGCCGCGGTCGCGGCGTCGTCGGTCGGTCGCTGGCGGGTCTCGGCGTGGATCTACTACAACGCCCACCTCGTCCCGACGGAGGGTATCACCTTCGAGCGGGCGGCCGTCGTCGCCGAGTCCGGGAACTCGCTCGCACGGCTCGCAGCGGCCGACTCGTCGCTGTTCGTGGCGTTCCTGCTCCCGCCCGCGCTGCTCGTGGTCACGGGCTACGCGGTGGCCAAGCGCCGGCCGAGGAACGTCCACTGGCTCCGGGCCGGGCTGGCGACGTTCGTCGGCTACTTCTTCGTCGCCGTGGTGTTCATGCTGGTCGCCTCCATCCAGCCCGAGGGGGCGGTCCAGGGCGTCCCGACGGACTCGGAGTTCCGGCCGAACCCGTGGTACGCCATCGGGCTGGCGGCCGTCGCCTACCCGGCGGTGTTCGCGCTCGTCGGCGCGATGCTGGGTCGGCGGACGGCCTGGAACCGACCGAGCAGGCAGGGGAAGCGACGGCCGTGAGTCAGGCCAGGGGCTCGTAGTACACCGCGACGAGCAACACAGCGAGGAACAGGTAGCAGCCCCGCACGAGCAGCATCGTCGCCAGCTCGTCGGTCCCGCGGTGGGCGAACGCGGCGACCGGGACGAACACGAGGACCGCGGCCGCGGCCGACGGCGGGAACACGCTGACGGCGGCGAACGCGAGCACGACGAGGAGCCCGACGGCCATCAGCCCGAAGGCGACGGTGCGGGCGCGCTCGCGCCCGACGACGACGGCGACGGTGCGCTTGCGGATGGAGCGGTCGTACTCGTAGTCCTTCGCGTCGTCGATGACCTTCACGCCCGAGAGCAGGACGAGGAAGACGAGGGCGAAGGCGACGGGAACGGCCGCGAGGCTCGCGGTCTGGACGTAGTAGCCGCCGACGATGGCGACCGCGATGCCGAGCGGGTAGCCCGTCGTGGTGGTCACGGGGTTCGTGTCGAGCTGGGGGGCGTGGTGGTAGGCGATGAGCCAGCAGGGCAGCGTCACGAGCGCCGCGACCGGGTCGACGAGCAGCCAGAGCGCGCCGAGGCAGAGGAAGAAGCCGGTCGTGGAGAGCGCGAGGGCGAGGCGACAGCCCCGCTCGGTCAGGGGGTGGTCGTCGTCCTCGTCGCGGACGTAGAAGTCGACGTAGCCGTCTTTCACGTGGGCGGTGTAGACCGCGAGGAAGACGGCGACCATGTGGAGCGCGCCGAGGGCCACGTCGAACTCCCCGGCGAGGACGCTCCCGAACCACGAGGCGGCGAGCGGTGGGAGCATGAACACGGGATGGACCTGCGAGGAGAGCGCGCGGGCGTCGGCGACGACTCCGGAGCCGTGCCGGGAGAACGTCATGTGCTATCGTTCGTCACGGACGCCAATAACTGCGGGGGTCGGCGACTGGACTGCCGGAGTGCACACGTGAGAACGGGAGTCGGGACGGCAGGACGGACCGACGCTTCAGACCGTCTCGTCGACGAACGACTCGAGCAGCTTGCGTTCGGCGGCGCGGAGGTGCTCGTGGAGCGTCGGCGCGGCGATGTCCATCGCGTCTGCGACCTCCTCGGCGGTGGAGTCGCGGGGCCACTCGTAGTAGCCCGCCGAGTACGCCGTCTCGAGGGCGGCGCGCTGGCGGTCGGTCAGCCGGTCGCCGAGGTCCTGCCGGAACGACTCCGTCGACTGGACGGAGCGTTCGACCTCCCGCTTCGAGACGAGGTCGATGTCGTCGTACGTGGACTGGACGGCGCTGGCGATGGCCTTCAGGTCGGCGTCCGGTGCGGCCTCGACGACGACGCTCCCCTCGCCGTCGGTCACGTCGAACGAGCGGACGGTCGCGCCGACGCCCGAGAGCGTCTCGATGGCGGCATCGGTGACGGAGAGCTCGAGCAGCGACTCCTCGCCATCGGCGGCGAGACGCGCGTTCCCGATGCCCGACAGCTCGGCGGCGAGTTCGAGCGCCGTCTCGCCGTCGCCGCCGACGAGGTCGACGAAGCAGGTCAGTCCGGACTCGTCGTTCGAGGCGATGCCCCGCAGCGAGAGGTCGCCGCCGGTCTCCGCCGCGATGCGGACGAGCGGGTCGGCCCGGTCGCTGTGGCGGAACTCCAGTTCGGCGACGGTGTCAGCGAGCAGGAGGCGGCGCTGTTCGACGGCCGTGATGCCGTTGCCGATGCGTGCGCCGAGCTGGGCGAACACGTCGAGCTCGTGGTCGCTGACCGTGTGGTCCGTCGTCGTCCCGACGACGAGCGCGCCGTAGGACTTCTCGCGGTACGACAGCGGCGTCACGAGCGCGACCCCGTCGTCGACCCCGGCCGCGTCAGCGTCGAGGTCGGTCAGCAGCTGGACCTCGCCGTCGTCGACCGCGGACTCGACGCCGTCTGCGAGCCCGCTGCCGGTGATGTCGGCCGCCTCGTCGACCGCCCCGGCGGTCTCGCGGAGCCGGACACCCCTGCTGTGGTCGGTGTACTCGGCGACCAGTGCGGCGCGGTACGGCTCGGTCCCGACGACGGCCTCGCAGACGGCGGTGTCGATGGCGTCCCGTGTGTCCGCGTCGACGAGCGCGCGGTCCACGCGCCGGATGACGCGGTTGACGTTCGTGAGGCGCTCTAGCTGCTGCTCGCGCCGGGCGATGGCCTCCTCGTTCGCCTCGTACGTCTCGTCGAGCTCGCTCTCGAGTTCGACGAGCTGGTCCTCGTCACGGAGTGCTTCCCGTTCCCGGCTCGAGAGCGCGGCCTCGGTCGCCTCCAGCGCGAAGTACTCGCGGACGGTCTCGGAGAAGTCGGAGCGGGCGAGCAGTTCGTCCGCGGTGTCGACCACGTCGTCGCGGTCGACCGGCTTCACGAGGTACTCGTCGAACGGCATGTCGACGATGTCGGTGTCGGGCGCGACGGCGGTCATCATCGCGACCGGGAACTCGTAGCCCTCCTCGCGGAGGACGTCGAGCGTCTCGTCGCCCGACTTGCGGGGCATCCGACGGTCGAGCAGGACGAGGTCGACCTGGTCGTCGACCGCCTCCAGTGCGTCCTCGCCGCTGTAGGCGGTCCGGACGCGGTAGTCGTCGTCCTCCAGCCAGTAGCGGCACGTGTCCGCGAGGTCCTCGTCGTCGTCCACCACGAGGACCGTGGGTCGGGAACTGCCGACCTCGGCGTCCCGCGACAGGTTCGTTGCCATTGGCGATGGGTACGGGGTCGACGAGCAAATGGAGTCGGACCTAAACAGTTTGGCTCCCCGGCCGTCGAGGAGAGAATCGGCCGATCACACCCGGTCCGTGGCGACGGTGGGCCTCACCGAACTGCGTCCGTCGCCTCGCGCATCACGTCGAGGGCCTCCTCCAGCTCCTCGGTGCTGGTGGCGTAGGAGATGCGGGCGTAGCCCTCGCCGTGTTCGCCGAACGCCTCGCCGGGGACGACGACGACCCCACGGTCGAGCACCTCGTCGACCCAGCCGTCGGGGACCTTCGGCATGACGTAGAACGCGCCCTTCGGCTCGGGCACCTCGAGACCCATGTCGGTGAGGCCGTCGACGACGAGGTCGCGGCGCTCCTCGAACGTGGCGACCATCTCGTCGACGACGTCCTGCGGGCCGTCGATGGCCCCCTCGGCGGCGTACTGCGCCGGGGCGGAGGCACACGCCTGCACGTACTGGTGGACGCGGAGCATGCGCTCGATGCGCTCGTTCGAGCCGACCACCCAGCCGAGCCGCCAGCCGGTCATCGAGTAGGTCTTGGAGCAGGCGGAGACGACGACGACGTTGCCGGAGTCGGTGAACTCCATCGGGGAGTGGTGCGCGCCGTCGAAGACGATGTGCTCGTACACCTCGTCGGAGACGCAGAGCACGTCGTGCTCCTCGGCGATGCGGGCGAACTCCTTCATGTCCTCCTCGGACTGGACCGCACCGGTCGGGTTGCCGGGGCTGTTGACGATGAACGCCGCGGTGTCCTCGGTGATGTGCTCCTCGACCGTCGCGGGGTCGAGCGTGAGGTCCTCGCGGAGCGGCACCGGCGTCGGGTCGCCGCCGGCGACGTGGGTGAGCGCCTCGTACGCCACGAAGCCGGGGTCGGGGTAGATGACCTCGTCGCCCTGGTCGACGTGGGCCTCCATGACGAGGTGCAGCGCCTCCGAACCGCCGGCCGTCGCGATGATGTCTTCGGGGTCGACCGCGAGTCCGCGGTCGCGCTCGAACTTCGCCGAGATGCTCTCGCGGAGCGATTCGGTGCCCTTGTTCGAGGTGTAGGCGTCGGTCTTGCCCGCCTGGATCGCCTCGACGGCGGCCGAGCGCGCGTGCTCGGGCGTCGGGAAGTCGGGCTGTCCGAGGCCGAGGTTGATGGCGTCCTCGCCCGCCGCCTCGAATACCTCGCGGATGCCACTGATACTGACCCGTTCGACCCGGTTCGAGAACTCGGTCATACACCAACCAGCGTAGCGATTGCGGATAACTCTTGATGTGATTCGTGGTATCGAATCACACCGAACCGAACCGGGCTACTGGTACATCCGGAGCGGCTGTGCCTTCGAACTCTCCTCGTCTTTCGCCTGGCGCATCTTCTCGGCGAGCTTCTCCTTCTGCTTGCGGATCTCCTCGGCGTGGTCGACCAGCTCGGAGATGTCGACCTCGATGTCGGTCAGCGGGCCGATCCCGTGCTCGATGAGGACCCGCGCGGCCTCGGGGTCGGGGAACCGCTCGTTCGACTGCACGACGAGTCCCACGCCGTCGAGCCCGGCCTCCCCGGCCTCGTTGAGGAACGCCCCGGTCGGACCACTGACGACGCCGTTCTCGGGTGGCAGGTCGATGTCGATGTCGTCGAGCAGGTCCCCCGCGCCACCCGTCGAGATGCCGAACAGCTCGGGGACCCCCGACTTCTCGGCGGGGAGGCCGCTGAGGAAGACGGGCGTGACGTTCTCGTTTTCGAGCCAGCCGACGAGGCAGTCCGCGAACTCGGCGACCGCGGCCGAGTTCACCGGGATGTCGCTCTGGAGCGCCACGAGGTCCTCGTCGGGGGCGGCGTAGAGCCGGACCGGCGGGAGCAGCTCGCGCTCGCCCTCGTGGTAGACCCCGATGGGTGCGAGGCTCTCGCAGTGGACCGTCCCGTACAGCTCCATGTCGAACTCCTCGACGAGGTGATCCGTCGCGATCTTCCCGACGAGGCCGACGCCGGGCATCCCCTCGACGAGCATCGCGCCGTCGATGTCCATCTCCGCGTGCTGCTGGATGTGTCCCATGCTCGAACCGACACACCGACGCGAGGTAAAAGCTCCCCACGGGTGCGCCGGCCGTTCGAAACCGACAAACCGCTCCCCCGCGAAACCGCGCTCGATGGAGCCATTCGAGCGGTACCGGGACGTTGTCGACGACTTCGAGGCGTTCATCGACGCCTGCGGTCGCTCGCTCCCGATGGCGGTCCGCGTGAACACGCTGAAGGCGACGCCAGAGCAGGTCGAGCACGCGTTCGACGAGGCCGGGGTCGGCTACGAGCGCGCCGGCTGGCACCCCCACGTGATGCGCGTCGAGACGGACACGCCCGGAGCCACGTGGCCGAGCTTCCACGGCTGGGTCCACGGGCAGGAGGAGGTGTCGGCGATCCCGGCTACCGTCCTCGCACCGGAGCCGGGCGAGCGCGTCCTCGACGCCTGCGCCGCGCCCGGGAGCAAGGCGACCCAGCTCGCCGCCGAGATGGACGACGAGGGGACGCTCGTCGCCAACGACAACAACCTCGGCCGACTCTCCGCGCTGCGGTTCAACTGCGAGCGCCTCGGCGTCACCAACGTCGCGGTCACGAACCGCGATGCCAGGAACTTCTCGCTGAAGCCGTTCGCCGCCGACGGCGAGCGCGAGGGGCCGAAGTTCGACCGCGTACTCGTCGACGCCCCCTGCTCGTGCGAGGGGACCATCCGGAAGAACCCGGACGCACTCGACGGCTGGAGCGAGGACCACGTCGCCGGCATCGCGGGCGTCCAGAAGGGCATCCTCCGGCGAGCCGTCCAGGTCACCCGC encodes:
- a CDS encoding pyridoxal phosphate-dependent aminotransferase; amino-acid sequence: MTEFSNRVERVSISGIREVFEAAGEDAINLGLGQPDFPTPEHARSAAVEAIQAGKTDAYTSNKGTESLRESISAKFERDRGLAVDPEDIIATAGGSEALHLVMEAHVDQGDEVIYPDPGFVAYEALTHVAGGDPTPVPLREDLTLDPATVEEHITEDTAAFIVNSPGNPTGAVQSEEDMKEFARIAEEHDVLCVSDEVYEHIVFDGAHHSPMEFTDSGNVVVVSACSKTYSMTGWRLGWVVGSNERIERMLRVHQYVQACASAPAQYAAEGAIDGPQDVVDEMVATFEERRDLVVDGLTDMGLEVPEPKGAFYVMPKVPDGWVDEVLDRGVVVVPGEAFGEHGEGYARISYATSTEELEEALDVMREATDAVR
- a CDS encoding bacterio-opsin activator domain-containing protein; translated protein: MATNLSRDAEVGSSRPTVLVVDDDEDLADTCRYWLEDDDYRVRTAYSGEDALEAVDDQVDLVLLDRRMPRKSGDETLDVLREEGYEFPVAMMTAVAPDTDIVDMPFDEYLVKPVDRDDVVDTADELLARSDFSETVREYFALEATEAALSSREREALRDEDQLVELESELDETYEANEEAIARREQQLERLTNVNRVIRRVDRALVDADTRDAIDTAVCEAVVGTEPYRAALVAEYTDHSRGVRLRETAGAVDEAADITGSGLADGVESAVDDGEVQLLTDLDADAAGVDDGVALVTPLSYREKSYGALVVGTTTDHTVSDHELDVFAQLGARIGNGITAVEQRRLLLADTVAELEFRHSDRADPLVRIAAETGGDLSLRGIASNDESGLTCFVDLVGGDGETALELAAELSGIGNARLAADGEESLLELSVTDAAIETLSGVGATVRSFDVTDGEGSVVVEAAPDADLKAIASAVQSTYDDIDLVSKREVERSVQSTESFRQDLGDRLTDRQRAALETAYSAGYYEWPRDSTAEEVADAMDIAAPTLHEHLRAAERKLLESFVDETV
- a CDS encoding UbiA family prenyltransferase: MTFSRHGSGVVADARALSSQVHPVFMLPPLAASWFGSVLAGEFDVALGALHMVAVFLAVYTAHVKDGYVDFYVRDEDDDHPLTERGCRLALALSTTGFFLCLGALWLLVDPVAALVTLPCWLIAYHHAPQLDTNPVTTTTGYPLGIAVAIVGGYYVQTASLAAVPVAFALVFLVLLSGVKVIDDAKDYEYDRSIRKRTVAVVVGRERARTVAFGLMAVGLLVVLAFAAVSVFPPSAAAAVLVFVPVAAFAHRGTDELATMLLVRGCYLFLAVLLVAVYYEPLA
- a CDS encoding RsmB/NOP family class I SAM-dependent RNA methyltransferase; the encoded protein is MEPFERYRDVVDDFEAFIDACGRSLPMAVRVNTLKATPEQVEHAFDEAGVGYERAGWHPHVMRVETDTPGATWPSFHGWVHGQEEVSAIPATVLAPEPGERVLDACAAPGSKATQLAAEMDDEGTLVANDNNLGRLSALRFNCERLGVTNVAVTNRDARNFSLKPFAADGEREGPKFDRVLVDAPCSCEGTIRKNPDALDGWSEDHVAGIAGVQKGILRRAVQVTRDGGTVVYSTCTFAPEENEAVLDHVLRQEDCRLVDYDLALEHDDGLTEWEGTEFDPQVTKAKRVYPHQNDTGGFFTAKLEVGA
- a CDS encoding redox-regulated ATPase YchF; translated protein: MLSIALAGKPNAGKSTFYSAATRAEVDVANYPFTTIDANRGVTHVRTDCPCLDRDERCGNDNCHDGKRYVPVELLDVAGLVPGAHEGKGLGNQFLDELTNADVIVNVVDASGATDEKGEPVEPGSHDPLDDVDFIEAEMDLWLAGIVDRNWESVERKSRSPDFDMDEALADMLTGFGATQADVQAVLRGLDYSPDPMAWDDADREALARDVRQRTKPIVVVANKADVAPPENVERLLALDKPVIPATAQGELALRKGAEAGAVDYDPGDESFDVVGEVSDAQRDLLEGLRDTMAEYGGTGVQAALDYAVYDLLDHLTAYPVQDASKWTDAKGNVLPDAFLLPRGSTPVDLAYAVHSDIGDAYLHAVDARSSREISDSYELAEGDVVKIVSTAK
- a CDS encoding proteasome assembly chaperone family protein translates to MGHIQQHAEMDIDGAMLVEGMPGVGLVGKIATDHLVEEFDMELYGTVHCESLAPIGVYHEGERELLPPVRLYAAPDEDLVALQSDIPVNSAAVAEFADCLVGWLENENVTPVFLSGLPAEKSGVPELFGISTGGAGDLLDDIDIDLPPENGVVSGPTGAFLNEAGEAGLDGVGLVVQSNERFPDPEAARVLIEHGIGPLTDIEVDISELVDHAEEIRKQKEKLAEKMRQAKDEESSKAQPLRMYQ